One genomic segment of Rhodothermales bacterium includes these proteins:
- a CDS encoding GAF domain-containing protein, whose product MASPTDPFPFATSLSLQRLADFWEDAGADGQTWSPFARVVAERLAATPAALAADLDPAFLRDHGSLADLLLSAVFPRAHWDETVAAVMPVFGTDVLYATPTCERLGLFDAELHRRMSLDRGGFEFGRTMMAYYLLLEHCYGIRVPYDVPLIVTLDDAETGLERYFKLDVDTRFAWVDTDGPCPALSETDLARLVAAPVDRALWQRLLPPERFTLRGFGIVSALDVTDQQVLSALKDDLLQKGAMTSEASVALLEPRLRSLLGCPSARFGLICLEEGELSDDDARDPAVRRVRAVGRSLLLSSGEVPFCPNKGHSVYARAIEQRYPVVVPDLTVHEPQTGYEAHLLAEGFQSVMVAPLRAGSRTVGLLELASPEVGAINAFNTMKVDEVAGLFATAMRRSLDERRDHVQAVIKSQCTAIHPVVEWRFREAAIRYLDAEGGAARVMEPIVFPGVVPLYGLSDIRRSSSHRNEAIAEDLTEQLSLAFSVVVEAASYRPLPGLDEIGFRLQRLIEEIEEGLSTEHEVGVLEFLRRDVEGLFDHLARYGPRVGERVATYRAALDPALGMRYGARQRYEASVTKINETISCHLERQEAYAQALVPHYFEKYKTDGVEYTIYVGDAILETGEADPLALRNLRLWQLMTTCSTAWALDRIAPDLPMPLETAHLLLVQSTPLAIRFRYDEKQFDVDGAYNTRYEIVKKRIDKATVAGTKERLTQPGRLAIVLSHQRDLAEYRTYLDYLRAAGYVGGPVEELGLEPMPGVQGLHALRVPIASQPRGMELDVTPEHARRAAMETA is encoded by the coding sequence ATGGCCTCCCCCACCGATCCGTTCCCCTTCGCGACCTCGCTGAGCCTCCAGCGCCTCGCCGATTTCTGGGAAGACGCCGGGGCCGACGGGCAAACATGGAGCCCCTTCGCCCGCGTCGTCGCCGAGCGGCTCGCTGCCACGCCCGCCGCCCTCGCCGCCGACCTCGACCCCGCGTTCCTCCGCGACCACGGCTCCCTCGCCGACCTCCTCCTCAGCGCCGTCTTCCCCCGCGCCCACTGGGACGAGACCGTCGCTGCCGTCATGCCCGTCTTCGGCACCGACGTGCTCTACGCCACGCCGACGTGCGAGCGGCTCGGGCTCTTCGACGCCGAGCTCCACCGCCGGATGAGCCTCGACCGGGGCGGCTTCGAGTTCGGCCGGACGATGATGGCGTACTACCTCCTCCTCGAGCACTGCTACGGCATCCGCGTCCCGTACGACGTGCCGCTCATCGTCACGCTCGACGACGCGGAGACGGGGCTGGAGCGCTATTTCAAGCTCGACGTCGACACGCGCTTTGCGTGGGTAGACACCGACGGCCCGTGCCCGGCGCTCAGCGAGACCGACCTCGCCCGCCTCGTCGCCGCGCCGGTCGACCGCGCGCTGTGGCAGCGGCTCCTCCCGCCCGAGCGGTTCACGCTCCGCGGCTTCGGCATCGTCAGCGCCCTCGACGTGACCGATCAGCAGGTGCTCTCGGCGCTGAAGGACGACCTCTTGCAGAAGGGGGCGATGACGTCGGAGGCGAGCGTGGCGCTCCTCGAGCCCCGCCTCCGCTCGCTCCTCGGCTGCCCGAGCGCGCGGTTCGGGCTGATCTGCCTCGAAGAGGGCGAGCTGAGCGACGACGACGCGCGCGACCCCGCCGTGCGCCGCGTCCGCGCCGTCGGCCGGAGCCTGCTGCTCTCGTCGGGCGAGGTCCCGTTCTGCCCGAACAAAGGCCACTCGGTGTACGCCCGCGCGATCGAGCAGCGTTACCCCGTCGTCGTCCCCGACCTCACGGTGCACGAGCCGCAGACGGGCTACGAGGCGCACCTGCTGGCCGAGGGCTTCCAGAGCGTGATGGTGGCCCCGCTGCGCGCCGGGTCGCGGACGGTCGGGCTGCTGGAGCTGGCCTCGCCCGAGGTCGGAGCGATCAACGCATTCAACACGATGAAGGTGGATGAGGTGGCGGGCCTCTTCGCCACGGCGATGCGCCGGAGCCTCGACGAGCGGCGCGACCACGTGCAGGCCGTCATCAAATCCCAGTGCACGGCCATCCACCCCGTCGTCGAGTGGCGCTTCCGCGAGGCGGCGATCCGCTACCTCGACGCCGAGGGCGGCGCGGCGCGCGTGATGGAGCCCATCGTGTTCCCCGGCGTCGTCCCGCTCTACGGGCTCTCCGACATCCGCCGCTCCTCGTCGCACCGGAACGAGGCGATCGCCGAGGACCTCACCGAGCAGCTCAGCCTCGCCTTCTCCGTCGTCGTCGAGGCGGCGTCGTACCGCCCGCTGCCGGGGCTCGACGAGATCGGTTTCCGCCTCCAGCGCCTCATCGAAGAGATCGAAGAGGGGCTGAGCACCGAGCACGAGGTGGGCGTGCTGGAGTTTCTGCGACGCGACGTCGAGGGGCTCTTCGACCACCTCGCCCGCTACGGGCCGCGCGTCGGCGAGCGTGTGGCGACGTACCGCGCCGCGCTCGACCCCGCCCTCGGGATGCGGTACGGCGCCCGACAGCGTTACGAAGCGTCGGTGACGAAGATCAACGAGACGATCTCGTGCCACCTCGAACGGCAGGAGGCGTACGCGCAGGCCCTCGTCCCCCACTACTTCGAGAAGTACAAGACCGACGGCGTCGAGTACACGATCTACGTCGGCGACGCCATCCTCGAAACGGGCGAGGCGGACCCGCTCGCCCTCCGCAACCTCCGCCTCTGGCAGCTCATGACGACGTGCAGTACGGCGTGGGCGCTCGACCGCATCGCACCGGACCTCCCGATGCCGCTTGAAACGGCCCACCTCCTCCTCGTCCAGAGCACGCCCCTCGCCATCCGCTTCCGCTACGACGAGAAGCAGTTCGACGTGGACGGCGCGTACAACACGCGCTACGAGATCGTCAAAAAGCGGATCGACAAGGCGACCGTCGCCGGAACCAAGGAGCGGCTCACGCAGCCGGGCCGCCTCGCGATCGTGCTCTCCCACCAACGCGACCTCGCCGAGTACCGCACCTACCTCGACTACCTCCGCGCGGCGGGCTACGTCGGCGGCCCCGTCGAGGAACTCGGGCTGGAGCCGATGCCGGGCGTGCAGGGCCTCCACGCGCTCCGCGTCCCGATCGCGTCACAGCCGCGGGGGATGGAGTTGGACGTGACGCCCGAGCACGCGCGCCGCGCCGCGATGGAAACGGCGTAG
- a CDS encoding histidine phosphatase family protein gives MKTILLLRHGKSDWDADYSHDHDRPLNKRGRQAAKTMGRFLAASGVIPDQIVTSTAVRALATLDLAREAGGFTAPVRATRDLYGAGPGDLLGEIHAADEAADVLLLVGHQPGWGETVGRLIGGGAVRFPTAALACVEVGVSRWRDVAFGRGELVFLVPPKALGDV, from the coding sequence ATGAAAACGATCCTCCTCCTCCGCCACGGCAAGTCCGATTGGGACGCCGACTACAGCCACGACCACGACCGGCCCCTCAACAAACGTGGCCGGCAGGCGGCCAAAACGATGGGTCGCTTCCTCGCCGCGAGCGGCGTGATTCCCGACCAAATCGTGACCTCGACGGCCGTGCGGGCCCTCGCGACGCTCGACCTCGCACGCGAGGCCGGCGGGTTCACGGCCCCGGTGCGGGCGACGCGCGACCTCTACGGCGCGGGGCCGGGCGACCTCCTCGGCGAGATCCACGCGGCGGATGAGGCGGCAGACGTGCTCCTCCTCGTCGGGCACCAGCCGGGGTGGGGTGAGACCGTCGGCCGGCTCATCGGTGGTGGGGCCGTGCGCTTCCCGACGGCGGCGCTGGCGTGCGTCGAAGTCGGCGTATCGCGGTGGCGCGACGTGGCGTTCGGGCGCGGCGAACTCGTCTTCCTCGTCCCCCCGAAAGCGCTCGGCGACGTGTGA
- a CDS encoding AI-2E family transporter — protein sequence MPRWGKALLLAAAAVAAVALLWPVRGVVQLVVLGGLLAYLLDPLAVRLEARGMSRLWASVTVFGGLLVLIGVPLALLFPSLAAQVAGLQEGIDLEVASEVLGDIERWLGDRLAPLGVPRPDLRERVAVFTTEHLDDVVGFVPGVLGLATQFVIVPVIAFFLLKDGRRFRRAFIGAVPNRYFEFTLNALRKADAQLGGYLRGQLLAAFIVGLLATFALWLIGVEYYFLVGAAAGVANLIPFLGPFIGGVIAVAVSAVTTGGLDQVLPIVVAFFVIQLIDNFGSQPLLLSRNVELHPLVILLVLLAAGDAFGLLGLLLAVPAAAVLKVLVQEFVTTFRSYRFHRPAKPNPGAR from the coding sequence ATGCCGCGATGGGGTAAGGCTCTCTTGCTGGCCGCGGCGGCGGTGGCTGCCGTTGCGTTGCTGTGGCCAGTCCGCGGCGTCGTGCAGCTCGTGGTGCTCGGCGGGCTGCTGGCGTACCTCCTCGACCCGCTCGCCGTACGGCTCGAAGCGCGCGGGATGAGCCGGCTCTGGGCGTCGGTCACCGTCTTCGGCGGGCTGCTCGTGCTAATCGGCGTGCCGCTCGCGCTCCTGTTCCCGTCGCTGGCGGCGCAGGTCGCTGGGCTGCAAGAGGGGATCGACCTCGAAGTCGCGTCCGAGGTGCTCGGCGACATCGAGCGGTGGCTCGGCGACCGGCTCGCCCCGCTCGGCGTCCCCCGGCCCGACCTGCGAGAGCGCGTGGCGGTGTTCACGACCGAGCACCTGGACGACGTCGTGGGGTTCGTGCCGGGCGTGCTCGGCCTTGCGACGCAGTTCGTGATCGTCCCCGTGATCGCGTTCTTCCTGCTCAAAGACGGGCGCCGCTTCCGGCGGGCGTTCATCGGCGCGGTCCCGAACCGCTACTTCGAGTTCACCCTCAACGCGCTGCGCAAAGCCGACGCCCAACTCGGCGGCTACCTCCGCGGCCAACTCCTCGCCGCGTTTATCGTCGGCCTCCTCGCCACGTTCGCGCTGTGGCTCATCGGCGTCGAGTACTACTTCCTCGTCGGCGCGGCGGCAGGCGTGGCGAACCTCATCCCATTCCTCGGCCCCTTCATCGGCGGCGTCATCGCCGTCGCGGTCTCGGCCGTGACGACGGGCGGGCTCGATCAGGTGCTCCCCATCGTCGTCGCCTTTTTCGTGATCCAACTCATCGACAATTTCGGCTCGCAGCCGCTCCTGTTGTCGCGGAACGTAGAGTTGCACCCGCTCGTGATCCTCCTCGTCCTCCTGGCGGCGGGCGATGCGTTCGGCCTGCTCGGGCTGCTCCTCGCCGTCCCCGCCGCCGCCGTGCTGAAGGTGCTCGTGCAGGAGTTCGTGACGACGTTCCGCAGCTACCGCTTCCACCGACCGGCCAAACCGAATCCGGGAGCACGATGA
- a CDS encoding cyclic nucleotide-binding domain-containing protein, with protein sequence MDSLWGNVFRVRPVAGTEALLRRVPMFTDLDRRELAELEKILYRREYRTGEVIFRQGDPGVGMYVVESGSVAIVYEPTERLLAELRGGDFFGEIALLNETPRSARATATAPTVLHGLFQPELFDLLERSPRVGVKLLLPLAQNLGTRLVHADGELQRLHERLATLEAGTEPDDDAAMG encoded by the coding sequence ATGGATAGCCTCTGGGGCAACGTCTTCCGCGTGCGGCCTGTCGCGGGTACCGAGGCGCTGCTCCGGCGGGTGCCGATGTTCACCGACCTCGACCGGCGCGAGCTCGCCGAGTTGGAGAAGATCCTCTACCGGAGGGAGTACCGCACCGGCGAGGTGATCTTCCGGCAGGGCGACCCCGGCGTGGGGATGTACGTCGTCGAGAGCGGCTCCGTCGCGATCGTCTACGAGCCGACGGAGCGCCTGCTGGCCGAGCTCCGCGGCGGCGACTTCTTCGGCGAGATCGCCCTCCTCAACGAGACACCGCGCTCGGCGCGGGCGACGGCCACGGCGCCGACCGTGCTCCACGGCCTCTTCCAGCCCGAACTCTTCGACCTGCTGGAGCGCTCGCCGCGCGTGGGCGTGAAGCTGCTGCTGCCGCTCGCGCAGAACCTCGGCACCCGCCTCGTCCACGCCGACGGCGAGCTCCAGCGTCTGCACGAGCGTCTCGCTACGTTGGAAGCGGGCACCGAACCGGACGACGATGCCGCGATGGGGTAA
- a CDS encoding ATP-binding protein produces the protein MDPLLLVFRIAVLGLAGYLWWSSRRLAKANAELRAEAEAHAEALRERDAALESAREDLRIKQDQLVRARQLASLGQLTGGIAHEIKNPLNFVNNFARLSVDLAGELKETLEEHRDAPVSEVLDEVNDLLDDLAHNAQKISEHGERADTTVRNMLMHARTNASQRQPTDLNKLVADYANLAYHGMRAADPHFNVTIEYDLDPTVGEVEVVPQDLGRVCINLFNNAFYAVTEKADADEAFDPVVALRTVARDGEVVIRVEDNGTGIPAEVRAQVFEPFFTTKPPGTGTGLGLSLSYEIITKAHGGAMEVESREGQGTTFILTIPRARSEESRSGEERRDG, from the coding sequence ATGGACCCGCTCCTCCTCGTTTTCCGCATCGCCGTGCTCGGGCTCGCCGGCTACCTCTGGTGGTCGAGCCGGCGGCTGGCGAAGGCGAACGCCGAACTGCGGGCCGAGGCCGAGGCCCATGCGGAGGCGCTGCGCGAGCGCGACGCCGCGCTCGAATCCGCGCGCGAGGACTTGCGGATCAAGCAGGACCAGCTCGTCCGCGCCCGGCAGCTCGCCTCGCTCGGGCAGCTCACCGGCGGCATCGCGCACGAGATCAAGAACCCGCTCAACTTCGTCAACAACTTCGCGCGCCTCTCCGTCGACCTCGCGGGCGAGTTGAAGGAGACGCTCGAAGAGCACCGCGACGCTCCCGTCTCTGAGGTGCTGGACGAGGTGAACGACCTCCTCGACGACCTCGCCCACAACGCCCAGAAGATCTCCGAGCACGGTGAGCGCGCCGACACGACCGTCCGCAACATGCTGATGCACGCGCGCACGAACGCCAGCCAGCGCCAGCCCACCGACCTCAACAAGCTCGTCGCCGACTACGCGAACCTCGCCTACCACGGCATGCGCGCCGCCGACCCCCACTTCAACGTGACGATCGAGTACGACCTCGACCCGACCGTGGGCGAGGTGGAGGTCGTGCCGCAGGACCTCGGCCGCGTGTGCATCAACCTGTTCAACAACGCGTTCTACGCCGTCACCGAAAAGGCCGACGCCGACGAGGCGTTCGACCCCGTGGTCGCGCTGCGGACGGTGGCGCGGGACGGCGAGGTGGTCATCCGCGTGGAGGACAACGGGACGGGGATTCCGGCCGAGGTCCGCGCCCAGGTCTTCGAGCCGTTCTTTACGACGAAGCCGCCGGGCACGGGGACCGGCCTCGGCCTCTCGCTCTCCTACGAGATCATCACGAAGGCGCACGGCGGGGCGATGGAGGTCGAGTCGCGCGAGGGGCAGGGGACGACGTTCATCCTCACGATCCCGCGCGCGCGCTCGGAAGAGAGCCGCAGCGGGGAGGAGCGCCGCGATGGATAG
- a CDS encoding adenylate/guanylate cyclase domain-containing protein, whose translation MSEETTPDTAAPPADDQQAAPAEEAAHAEKTARPEALVLVVDDEPDLAALIRQKFRRRIRKGELDFLFAGDGHEALDQLRSHPDVDLVLTDINMPRMDGLTLLAELTRLGGGEGQPGAVVVTAYGDMMNIRTAMNRGAFDFLTKPIDLDDLEVTLDKALERVGERKQAAHARETVGRYLSDEVAETLLAGPEATELGGERRRVTILMSDLRGFSALSERLAPERVVDVLNIHLGVMAGVIAEYGGTIDEYIGDGILVLFGAPVAREDHARRAVACAIAMQLAMDEVNERAAAMGLPRLQMGIGINTGDVVVGNIGSEKRMKYGVVGSPVNETGRIESATVGGQILVSESTLSEAGPDVKVRRALHLGAKGFADPIPLFEIEGIGGPVGLALPEQNHALQPLARPLPVRFYVLDGKRLGDDAVDADFVALSEAGGLLRTDRPLDPFADLKLHVPLPDASAQGHAYAKVLEASDDGYAVHFTAMADDVADVLRSCARREAS comes from the coding sequence ATGAGCGAAGAGACGACCCCCGACACCGCCGCGCCACCGGCCGACGACCAGCAGGCGGCACCCGCCGAGGAAGCGGCCCACGCCGAGAAGACGGCGCGGCCCGAGGCCCTCGTCCTCGTCGTCGACGACGAGCCGGACCTCGCCGCGCTGATCCGCCAGAAGTTCCGCCGCCGCATCCGCAAGGGTGAGCTCGACTTCCTCTTCGCGGGCGACGGGCACGAGGCGCTCGACCAACTCCGGTCGCACCCCGACGTGGATCTCGTGCTGACCGACATCAACATGCCGCGGATGGACGGGCTCACCCTCCTCGCCGAGCTGACGCGGCTCGGCGGGGGCGAGGGCCAGCCCGGTGCCGTCGTCGTCACCGCCTACGGCGACATGATGAACATCCGCACGGCGATGAACCGGGGCGCGTTCGACTTCCTCACGAAGCCCATCGACCTCGACGACCTCGAAGTCACGCTCGACAAAGCCCTCGAGCGCGTCGGCGAACGGAAGCAGGCGGCGCACGCGCGCGAGACCGTCGGCCGCTACCTCTCCGACGAGGTGGCCGAGACGCTCCTCGCCGGGCCGGAGGCGACGGAGCTCGGCGGCGAGCGCCGGCGCGTGACGATCCTCATGTCCGATCTCCGCGGGTTCTCCGCCCTCAGCGAGCGGCTCGCGCCCGAACGCGTCGTGGACGTGCTCAACATCCACCTCGGCGTCATGGCCGGCGTCATCGCCGAGTACGGCGGCACGATCGACGAGTACATCGGCGATGGGATCCTCGTGCTCTTCGGCGCGCCCGTCGCGCGGGAGGACCACGCCCGCCGCGCCGTCGCCTGCGCGATTGCGATGCAGCTCGCGATGGACGAAGTGAACGAGCGCGCCGCCGCGATGGGGCTGCCGCGCCTGCAGATGGGGATCGGCATTAATACGGGCGACGTCGTCGTGGGCAACATCGGGTCCGAGAAGCGGATGAAGTACGGCGTCGTCGGGAGCCCGGTGAACGAGACGGGGCGGATCGAGTCGGCCACGGTCGGCGGGCAGATCCTCGTCTCGGAGTCGACGCTCTCCGAGGCCGGGCCGGACGTGAAGGTCCGCCGCGCTCTCCACCTCGGGGCGAAGGGCTTCGCCGATCCGATCCCGCTCTTCGAGATCGAGGGCATCGGCGGGCCGGTCGGGCTCGCCCTGCCGGAGCAGAACCACGCGCTGCAGCCGCTCGCCCGCCCGCTCCCCGTCCGCTTCTACGTGCTCGACGGGAAGCGGCTCGGTGACGACGCCGTCGACGCCGACTTCGTCGCGCTCTCCGAGGCGGGCGGCCTCCTCCGTACCGACCGCCCGCTCGACCCCTTCGCCGACCTCAAGCTCCACGTCCCGCTGCCCGATGCGTCGGCGCAGGGGCACGCCTACGCGAAGGTGCTCGAAGCCTCCGACGACGGCTACGCCGTTCACTTCACGGCGATGGCGGACGACGTCGCCGACGTGCTGCGCTCGTGCGCGCGGCGCGAGGCATCGTAG
- a CDS encoding MBL fold metallo-hydrolase, with amino-acid sequence MRVTLWGVRGSTPAPGAPFARYGGHTTCVSVVVGDRVLVLDAGTGIRPLGRALVGRSEELFVLLTHLHADHVIGFPFFAPLYEDGRLVHLLDHRDEDEGSWSPLSLFDGVHYPLHPGDLPCAVRRVGGDPVAFLAEHGIDLARQALNHPGGAFGYRVTHEGRSFVFIPDNELDPPAREVDHDAIVAFCRDADVLCHDAQYLDTEIAARRGWGHSSVAQAAELAIEAGVRNAVLFHHDPDRTDDELDAIQADANERLAPHDIGCTVAFEGLTFDFGNGDVVLPPPALIATKAESA; translated from the coding sequence ATGCGCGTCACCCTGTGGGGAGTCCGAGGCTCGACGCCGGCACCGGGCGCGCCGTTCGCGCGCTACGGCGGCCACACGACGTGCGTCTCGGTCGTGGTCGGGGACCGCGTCCTCGTGCTCGACGCGGGGACCGGGATCCGACCGCTCGGCCGCGCGCTCGTCGGGCGGAGCGAGGAGCTCTTCGTCCTCCTCACGCACCTCCACGCCGACCACGTCATCGGCTTCCCGTTCTTCGCCCCGCTCTACGAGGACGGCCGGCTCGTCCACCTCCTCGACCACCGGGACGAGGACGAGGGCTCGTGGTCGCCGCTCTCCCTCTTCGACGGCGTCCATTACCCGCTCCACCCCGGCGACCTCCCGTGTGCCGTCCGGCGCGTCGGCGGCGACCCCGTCGCGTTCCTCGCCGAGCATGGGATCGACCTCGCGCGGCAGGCGCTGAACCACCCCGGCGGCGCGTTCGGCTACCGCGTCACGCACGAGGGCCGGTCCTTCGTGTTCATCCCGGACAACGAACTCGACCCGCCCGCCCGCGAGGTCGACCACGACGCCATCGTCGCGTTCTGCCGGGACGCCGACGTGCTCTGCCACGATGCGCAGTACCTCGACACCGAGATCGCGGCGCGGCGCGGGTGGGGCCACAGCAGCGTCGCGCAGGCGGCGGAACTGGCGATTGAGGCGGGGGTTCGGAACGCCGTCCTGTTCCACCACGACCCCGACCGGACCGACGACGAACTCGACGCCATCCAGGCCGACGCGAACGAGCGGCTCGCGCCGCACGACATCGGGTGCACGGTGGCGTTCGAGGGGCTGACGTTCGATTTCGGCAACGGCGACGTCGTCCTGCCGCCCCCCGCCCTGATTGCCACGAAAGCCGAGAGCGCATGA
- a CDS encoding Pycsar system effector family protein, giving the protein MQSDEPVSPEAQPAESDGSAGPEPDMPEPEVLESADVEAVAEAAAVAVEEARAERKAEKKRKKKEKKKKDTSLGSSRGVETMFRTSYRVHMDLSSLADTKANIMISINGLILPILLGAISPKIDSNPWLLIPTSVLMIGCLISMVFAIRSARPRVNEDPITLDQVRANTANILFFGHFANMRRDEFEEGMTELMLDNDRLYRNMIRDLYGLGSVLTLKFKLLRTSYTVFMIAIVTGVLLFIGTYYLIATDVIGSEPVPVVETAPTFPNLIPQP; this is encoded by the coding sequence ATGCAGTCTGACGAACCCGTCTCTCCCGAGGCGCAGCCGGCCGAGTCCGACGGCAGCGCCGGCCCCGAGCCCGACATGCCCGAGCCCGAAGTCCTCGAATCCGCCGACGTCGAGGCCGTCGCCGAGGCGGCGGCCGTGGCGGTGGAGGAGGCCCGCGCCGAGCGGAAGGCCGAGAAGAAGCGGAAGAAGAAGGAGAAGAAGAAAAAGGACACGTCGCTCGGGTCGAGCCGCGGCGTCGAGACCATGTTCCGCACGTCGTACCGCGTCCACATGGACCTCTCGTCGCTGGCCGACACGAAGGCCAACATCATGATCTCGATCAACGGCCTCATCCTCCCGATCCTCCTCGGGGCGATCTCGCCGAAGATCGACTCGAACCCGTGGCTGCTCATCCCGACGTCGGTGCTGATGATCGGGTGCCTGATCTCGATGGTGTTCGCCATCCGATCGGCGCGGCCCCGCGTCAACGAGGACCCGATCACGCTCGATCAGGTGCGGGCCAACACCGCGAACATCCTCTTCTTCGGCCACTTTGCCAACATGCGGCGCGACGAGTTCGAGGAGGGGATGACGGAGCTGATGCTTGACAACGACCGGCTCTACCGAAACATGATCCGCGACCTCTACGGGCTCGGCAGCGTGCTGACGTTGAAGTTCAAATTGCTCCGGACCTCGTACACCGTGTTCATGATCGCGATCGTGACGGGCGTGCTCCTCTTCATCGGGACGTACTACCTCATCGCGACCGACGTGATCGGGTCGGAGCCAGTCCCGGTCGTGGAGACGGCTCCGACGTTCCCGAACCTCATCCCCCAGCCCTGA